The Osmia bicornis bicornis chromosome 12, iOsmBic2.1, whole genome shotgun sequence genome includes a region encoding these proteins:
- the LOC114880103 gene encoding solute carrier family 12 member 8 isoform X2 has translation MESNEGNQFSNGDAGSNRDIDWSRYGLHNNVDIHRNNERQRNNREYEELAPEMYQTGANELFAQEYSADPWWKSNFFISQPVLFGTWDGVFTSCLINIFGVIVFLRSGWIVGQAGVLNAILIIFCTVCIALVTVLSAVGICERCRVESGGVYFLLSHVLGSRFGGSIGLLYCFGQAVGCALNVLGFGESMAGLVGLESAWAERGFACAAVILLSIINVAGVKWVIKLQFILLLILLLAGVDFMVGSFIHVDVEAGFEGWLSGNLRNNTFPAYQDGYSWFTVFGVFFPTVTGVLAGINMSGDLRHPSTDIPNGTLAAVGTGTLLYLCFLLFLAATCTRNALLTNFMIASTVSAISVLLLAGLYVSSFSSCLGAMYGTPRVLQSIASQNVIPGMSCLQRGKGPNKVPIYAMLVVAVVTLTFIITGQINTLAPIVTMPFLLTYACLDYAYFALAQTFDIQLNREQRFRTQSPTFDRNFSSASRNNSITDTDNDLDNLFPERIRHKNLVRNPSLSENNVYIDSSPSIDENGGNVENSERKIHIHNKLGNWYSPLCNRWLSLLGCLLKLLIMFLVHWGYAIANIVVVFLVWSYVGHANPAVKPGVSSDFKFFKWLRISLLRLMGRKMYDYEQIVVTPVHPGVETSPTQLNEENEDFAGRRRYHQTATVTGQYVNVD, from the exons ATGGAGTCAAATGAAGGGAACCAGTTTTCAAATGGGGATGCTGGAAGCAATAGAGATATAGATTGGTCTAGATATGGTTTACATAATAATGTAGATATTCACAGGAATAATGAAAGGCAAAGAAATAATAGAGAGTATGAAGAACTTGCACCTGAGATGTATCAAACTGGAGCAAATGAATTGTTTGCACAAGAATAT AGTGCTGATCCATGGTGGAAatcaaatttctttatttctcaaCCTGTATTGTTTGGAACATGGGATGGAGTTTTTACGTCTTGtcttattaatatttttggaGTTATTGTGTTCTTACGATCAGGATGGATAGTAGGTCAAGCTGGTGTTCTTAATGCaatactaataattttttgtacaG TGTGCATTGCGTTAGTGACTGTATTATCTGCTGTCGGAATATGTGAACGATGTAGAGTAGAAAGTGGAGGAGTTTATTTTTTACTATCACATGTATTAGGATCAAGATTCGGAGGTTCTATTGGATTACTGTATTGTTTTGGACAG gCGGTGGGCTGTGCTCTAAATGTTCTAGGTTTTGGAGAATCTATGGCTGGTCTTGTGGGTTTAGAATCTGCATGGGCAGAACGTGGTTTCGCTTGTGCTGCTGTTATCTTGTTATCTATCATAAATGTTGCTGGTGTCAAATGGGTTATAAAGCTACAATTCATTCTTTTgctaattttattattagctgGTGTGGACTTCATGGTTGGAAGTTTTATTCATGTGGATGTTG AGGCTGGCTTTGAGGGATGGCTGTCGGGAAATTTAAGAAACAATACTTTCCCTGCATATCAGGATGGATATAGCTGGTTTACAGTGTTTGGTGTATTCTTTCCAACGGTAACTGGTGTTTTAGCCGGTATTAATATGAGTGGAGATTTAAGACATCCATCCACAGATATTCCTAATGGTACATTGGCAGCAGTAGGGACAGG aaCTTTGTTGTATCTATGTTTTTTGCTGTTTCTCGCAGCAACATGTACTCGAAATGCACTTCTCACGAATTTTATGATAGCATCTACTGTATCAGCGATTTCAGTACTATTGTTAGCAGGTCTTTATGTATCATCATTTAGTAGCTGTTTGGGCGCGATGTATGGTACTCCGCGAGTTCTTCAATCTATTGCTAGCCAAAACGTTATTCCGGGAATGAGCTGCTTACAAAGAGGG aaagGACCAAACAAAGTTCCAATATATGCTATGTTAGTTGTTGCTGTCGTTACATTGACTTTTATCATTACTGGTCAAATTAATACACTTGCGCCAATTGTTACAATGCCTTTTCTTTTAACATATGCATGCTTGGATTATGCATATTTTGCTCTTGCACAAACATTTGACATACAATTGAATCGAGAACAACGATTTCGCACGCAATCCCCAACGTTTGATCGCAATTTCAGTTCTGCAAGTAGGAATAATTCGATAACAGACACAGATAATGATTTGGACAATTTATTTCCTGAAAGAATAAGACACAAAAATCTGGTT AGAAATCCCAGTCTTTCTGAAAATAATGTCTATATTGACTCTTCTCCAAGTATCGATGAAAATGGCGGTAATGTGGAAAATTCGGAACGAAAGATTCATATTCATAATAAACTAGGCAATTGGTACAGTCCTTTATGTAACAGATGGCTTTCCTTATTAGGT TGTCTTCTAAAATTGCTTATTATGTTTCTTGTCCATTGGGGTTACGCTATTGCCAATATCGTAGTCGTTTTTCTGGTTTGGAGTTACGTAGGTCATGCTAACCCTGCTGTAAAACCAGGAGTTTCGTCAGACTTTAAATTCTTCAAATGgttaagaatatcattattaaggctTATGGG GAGAAAAATGTACGATTACGAACAAATTGTTGTTACACCTGTACATCCAGGCGTTGAAACTTCTCCAACTCAgttaaatgaagaaaatgaagatttCGCCGGTAGACGAAGATACCATCAAACAGCTACAGTCACAGGGCAATACGTCAATGTTGATTAA
- the LOC114880103 gene encoding solute carrier family 12 member 8 isoform X1: MESNEGNQFSNGDAGSNRDIDWSRYGLHNNVDIHRNNERQRNNREYEELAPEMYQTGANELFAQEYSADPWWKSNFFISQPVLFGTWDGVFTSCLINIFGVIVFLRSGWIVGQAGVLNAILIIFCTVCIALVTVLSAVGICERCRVESGGVYFLLSHVLGSRFGGSIGLLYCFGQAVGCALNVLGFGESMAGLVGLESAWAERGFACAAVILLSIINVAGVKWVIKLQFILLLILLLAGVDFMVGSFIHVDVEAGFEGWLSGNLRNNTFPAYQDGYSWFTVFGVFFPTVTGVLAGINMSGDLRHPSTDIPNGTLAAVGTGTLLYLCFLLFLAATCTRNALLTNFMIASTVSAISVLLLAGLYVSSFSSCLGAMYGTPRVLQSIASQNVIPGMSCLQRGKGPNKVPIYAMLVVAVVTLTFIITGQINTLAPIVTMPFLLTYACLDYAYFALAQTFDIQLNREQRFRTQSPTFDRNFSSASRNNSITDTDNDLDNLFPERIRHKNLVVSIHEYPIDYCIRTKVKSNRFHCLQRNPSLSENNVYIDSSPSIDENGGNVENSERKIHIHNKLGNWYSPLCNRWLSLLGCLLKLLIMFLVHWGYAIANIVVVFLVWSYVGHANPAVKPGVSSDFKFFKWLRISLLRLMGRKMYDYEQIVVTPVHPGVETSPTQLNEENEDFAGRRRYHQTATVTGQYVNVD, from the exons ATGGAGTCAAATGAAGGGAACCAGTTTTCAAATGGGGATGCTGGAAGCAATAGAGATATAGATTGGTCTAGATATGGTTTACATAATAATGTAGATATTCACAGGAATAATGAAAGGCAAAGAAATAATAGAGAGTATGAAGAACTTGCACCTGAGATGTATCAAACTGGAGCAAATGAATTGTTTGCACAAGAATAT AGTGCTGATCCATGGTGGAAatcaaatttctttatttctcaaCCTGTATTGTTTGGAACATGGGATGGAGTTTTTACGTCTTGtcttattaatatttttggaGTTATTGTGTTCTTACGATCAGGATGGATAGTAGGTCAAGCTGGTGTTCTTAATGCaatactaataattttttgtacaG TGTGCATTGCGTTAGTGACTGTATTATCTGCTGTCGGAATATGTGAACGATGTAGAGTAGAAAGTGGAGGAGTTTATTTTTTACTATCACATGTATTAGGATCAAGATTCGGAGGTTCTATTGGATTACTGTATTGTTTTGGACAG gCGGTGGGCTGTGCTCTAAATGTTCTAGGTTTTGGAGAATCTATGGCTGGTCTTGTGGGTTTAGAATCTGCATGGGCAGAACGTGGTTTCGCTTGTGCTGCTGTTATCTTGTTATCTATCATAAATGTTGCTGGTGTCAAATGGGTTATAAAGCTACAATTCATTCTTTTgctaattttattattagctgGTGTGGACTTCATGGTTGGAAGTTTTATTCATGTGGATGTTG AGGCTGGCTTTGAGGGATGGCTGTCGGGAAATTTAAGAAACAATACTTTCCCTGCATATCAGGATGGATATAGCTGGTTTACAGTGTTTGGTGTATTCTTTCCAACGGTAACTGGTGTTTTAGCCGGTATTAATATGAGTGGAGATTTAAGACATCCATCCACAGATATTCCTAATGGTACATTGGCAGCAGTAGGGACAGG aaCTTTGTTGTATCTATGTTTTTTGCTGTTTCTCGCAGCAACATGTACTCGAAATGCACTTCTCACGAATTTTATGATAGCATCTACTGTATCAGCGATTTCAGTACTATTGTTAGCAGGTCTTTATGTATCATCATTTAGTAGCTGTTTGGGCGCGATGTATGGTACTCCGCGAGTTCTTCAATCTATTGCTAGCCAAAACGTTATTCCGGGAATGAGCTGCTTACAAAGAGGG aaagGACCAAACAAAGTTCCAATATATGCTATGTTAGTTGTTGCTGTCGTTACATTGACTTTTATCATTACTGGTCAAATTAATACACTTGCGCCAATTGTTACAATGCCTTTTCTTTTAACATATGCATGCTTGGATTATGCATATTTTGCTCTTGCACAAACATTTGACATACAATTGAATCGAGAACAACGATTTCGCACGCAATCCCCAACGTTTGATCGCAATTTCAGTTCTGCAAGTAGGAATAATTCGATAACAGACACAGATAATGATTTGGACAATTTATTTCCTGAAAGAATAAGACACAAAAATCTGGTTGTAAGTATACATGAATATCCGATTGATTATTGTATTAGGACAAAAGTTAAAAGTAATCGTTTCCATTGTTTGCAGAGAAATCCCAGTCTTTCTGAAAATAATGTCTATATTGACTCTTCTCCAAGTATCGATGAAAATGGCGGTAATGTGGAAAATTCGGAACGAAAGATTCATATTCATAATAAACTAGGCAATTGGTACAGTCCTTTATGTAACAGATGGCTTTCCTTATTAGGT TGTCTTCTAAAATTGCTTATTATGTTTCTTGTCCATTGGGGTTACGCTATTGCCAATATCGTAGTCGTTTTTCTGGTTTGGAGTTACGTAGGTCATGCTAACCCTGCTGTAAAACCAGGAGTTTCGTCAGACTTTAAATTCTTCAAATGgttaagaatatcattattaaggctTATGGG GAGAAAAATGTACGATTACGAACAAATTGTTGTTACACCTGTACATCCAGGCGTTGAAACTTCTCCAACTCAgttaaatgaagaaaatgaagatttCGCCGGTAGACGAAGATACCATCAAACAGCTACAGTCACAGGGCAATACGTCAATGTTGATTAA